The sequence CCTTCTGCGCGCCGCGGGCAGCACGACCGAGGTGAGGATCGCGGCGATCACGCCGGGCAGCATCAGCTTCCGCAGGGTGGATCCCGCGGCGCGCAGAAGGTTCATCACAGGCTCCTCGGTAATTGGCTCCCGGCGCGAAGCGCCGGAGGGCCCGATCGTCCGGGCGTCCGCGAGAAGTCGTGACGAGTGGCGCGGCCCGGTCGGCGGGAGGGGTCTGAAGTCAGCCTCGAGCGGGGAGGACCCGGCCGAGGGGCGCGGAACCATAGCCGATCGGATGGTGGGGTCACAAGATCACGGCGCGCCACATCACATCATCAACGGGACACCGCAACCCGCACCGTGCGGTCGACCGACATCCATCGAAACATCGGGGCACTTGACACGCTCGTGCCGGCCGGTTGTCGCGGCTCTCAGGCGGGGCTAACCTGCGGCCGATAACCGAAGCGGCCCGGCGGCCCGCGTCCGCTTCTTCGATTTCGTCACCTTCCCAACGAGTCACGCGCCATGAGCGAGAGCAAGTCGACTTCCCACGTCAGCGAACTCGAAGCCCGCGCAGTCGCGGAGGCATCGCGGGAAACCGAGTGGAGCGCGCCGTCGTTCGTGCGCGAGTTGTTCCTCGGCAATCTCGACTTGAGTCTCATCCATCCGTATCCCGGGCCGGATCCGGAGGAGCAGCAGCGGGCTGCCGAGTTCACCGCCCGACTCACCCGCTTCCTCGAAACGGAAGTCGATCCCGAGCGGATCGAGCGCGAAGCGAAGATTCCCGCCACCGTGATCGACGGGCTGCGGGCGCTTGGCGCTTTCGGCATCAAGATCCCGCGCGAGTACGGCGGGCTCGGACTGTCGCAGTACAGCTATGGTCGCGCGATGTCGCTGGTCGGCACCCGCCACAGCGCGCTGGTCGCGCTGCTGTCGGCGCATCAGTCGATCGGCGTGCCGCAGCCGCTCAAGCTATTCGGCACCGAGGAACAGAAGAAGCGCCTGCTGCCGAGGCTCGCGCGCGGAGCGATCTCCGCTTTCGCGCTCACCGAGCACGACGTGGGCTCCGATCCCGCACGCATGTCGACGACCGCGGTCCCGACTTCCGACGGTACCGGCTACGTGCTCAACGGCGAGAAGCTGTGGTGCACGAACGGCGCGATCGCGGAGTTGCTGGTGGTCATGGCCCGCACCCCCGGCAAGCCCGGCAAGCCGGGTCCGATCTCGGCGTTCATCGTCGAGGCGAACTCGCCCGGCATCGAGATCGTCCACCGTTGTGAGTTCATGGGGATTCGCGGCATCGAGAACGCGGTGCTGCGCTTCACGAACGTTCACGTTCCGAAGGACAACCTGCTGTGGGGCGAGGGGCGGGGACTGAAGCTCGCACTCGTCACGCTCAACACCGGGCGCCTCACCCTGCCGACCACCTGCGCGGGCGCAGGGAAGTGGTGCATTCAGGTGGCTCGCCAGTTCGCGGCCGAGCGCGTGCAGTGGGGCCGGCCGGTCGGGCAGCACGAGGCGGTCGCTCAGATGATCGGAGACATGACGGCGCGCACTTACGCGATGGAGGCGATCGCCGACCTGAGTTCGCTGCTCGGCGATGCGGGCAAGAGCGACATCCGGCTCGAGGCCGCGATCGCGAAGCTTTGGAACAGTGACGTCGCGTGGGAAATCGCCGACGCGACGATCCAGGTACGCGGCGGCCGCGGCTACGAGACCGCACGATCGCTCGGAGCGCGTGGCGAGGCGCCGATTCCACTCGAACAGCTGCTTCGCGACCTGCGCATCAATCGCATTTTCGAGGGCACGAACCAGGTCATGCGCCTGTTCATCGCCCGGGAGGCGCTCGATCAGCACCTGAGCACCGCCGGCGACGTCGTGATGCCGGGAGTGCCGATCGGCAGGCGGCTGGCGGGGCTGGTGCGCGCCGGCCTCTTCTATAGCTGGTGGTATCCGAGCCGCTGGTTCTCGTGGGGCCGCTGGCCTCGCTATTCCGAGTTCGGCGCGCTGGCCGGTCACCTGCGCTGGGTGCACCGCACCTCGGCGCGACTGGCGCGTCAGCAGTTCCACCTCATGGTGTTGAACGGCCCCGCACTCGAGAAGAAGCAGGCGCAGCTGTTCCGCTGCGTCGACATCGG comes from Candidatus Eisenbacteria bacterium and encodes:
- a CDS encoding acyl-CoA dehydrogenase, which encodes MSESKSTSHVSELEARAVAEASRETEWSAPSFVRELFLGNLDLSLIHPYPGPDPEEQQRAAEFTARLTRFLETEVDPERIEREAKIPATVIDGLRALGAFGIKIPREYGGLGLSQYSYGRAMSLVGTRHSALVALLSAHQSIGVPQPLKLFGTEEQKKRLLPRLARGAISAFALTEHDVGSDPARMSTTAVPTSDGTGYVLNGEKLWCTNGAIAELLVVMARTPGKPGKPGPISAFIVEANSPGIEIVHRCEFMGIRGIENAVLRFTNVHVPKDNLLWGEGRGLKLALVTLNTGRLTLPTTCAGAGKWCIQVARQFAAERVQWGRPVGQHEAVAQMIGDMTARTYAMEAIADLSSLLGDAGKSDIRLEAAIAKLWNSDVAWEIADATIQVRGGRGYETARSLGARGEAPIPLEQLLRDLRINRIFEGTNQVMRLFIAREALDQHLSTAGDVVMPGVPIGRRLAGLVRAGLFYSWWYPSRWFSWGRWPRYSEFGALAGHLRWVHRTSARLARQQFHLMVLNGPALEKKQAQLFRCVDIGAELFAMSAICVRAHADQKRQPQDRTPSQLADVFCRQSRMKVENLFEALRSNADPEVYQVARDVLDGKYAWLEDGILDAPRAAPPGETPSRVAAAGN